CGATGAAATAGAAGACCGCAAAGATGACCACCAACGGCATCAACTGCGCGATCTGCTGGCTGGTCACCCCCGAGGCCTCCCCTGCTGCGGTTCCGACGGCGCGCGACACGCCTTCTGCGGTTCGCCGGGCCTTCCCTGTCTGACCTATCCTACCATGCGGTCTTATAGCGGGCGAGCGCCGCCTCGCTCCACGCCGCGAACCGGTCTTCGAGAATCGAGTCGCGCATTGCCGCGACGAGACGCGCCATGAACGCGATGTTGTGAAGGCTCACTAGGCGCGGCCCGAGCATCTCCCCGGCCTTGAACAGATGGCGAAGGTACGCGCGCGTGTACCCGCGGCACGCCGGGCACGGGCAGCCGTCCTCGAGCGGCGTGAGATCGGCCGCGTGCGCCGCGTTGTGCAGCTGCAGGCGTCCGTCCGCGGTGAGGGCGACGCCCGTCCGCCCGACGCGCGTCGGAAGCACGCAGTCGAACATATCGACCCCGCGCCGCACCGCTTCGACGCTGCTCGGCGGCACGCCGACCCCCATCAGGTACCGGGGCAGATCCGAGGGGAGCCGCCCCGTCACCGCGGCCAGCAGGTCATACGTCATCGTGCGCGGCTCGCCGACCGACAGTCCACCGATCGCGTAGCCGGCGAACTCGAGGCCGGCGATCTCGTCCGCCGCGCGGCGGCGCGATCCCGCGTCGAACCCGCCCTGGACGATCCCGAACAGCGCCTGATCGGGCCGCCGGTGGGCGTCCCGAGACCGGCGGGCCCATACGGCGGTCCGGCGTTCGGCCTCCTCTACGGCGGAGGGGGGCGCCGGGTAGCCGAGGCAGACGTCGAGCGGCATGATGATGTCCGCGCCCAGCCGTCCCTCCAGATCGACCACGCTCTCCGGCGTTAGGTGGATCTCGCGCCCTTCGACGGGAGACCGGAACGTCACGCCTTCGTCGGAGACCCGGCGCAGATGGGCGAGGCTGAACACCTGGTAGCCGCCGCTGTCCGTAAGGATCGGCCCGTCCCAATGCATGAACCGGTGCAGGCCGCCGGCCCGCTCGATCAGGTCGATCCCCGGCCGCAGCATCAAATGGAAAGTGTTCGCGAGCACGATCTGCGCCCCGGCGCCGCGGACTTCTTCGGGCGTGAGGCCGCGGACCGTGCCGTGCGTGCCGACCGGCATGAAGGCCGGGGTCTCGACGGGACCGTGCGGCGTGTGGAGCAGGCCGGCGCGCGCGCCCGTCGCGGAATCGGTGTGCACGACCTCGAACCGGAACATCGCGCGTGGAAGTATAGCATCTCTCGCCCATCTCGAATTTGCGGCGGGGAGCTTCGGCCGCTTGAGCCGGTCCGCTCCGTCCGTTAGAATCGCGTCGGGCGAGGCAGTATGACTCGCGTCATGATCGGGGAGCGTGCGATGGCCGACGAGATGAGCCGTGAGGAGAAGATCGCCGCCGCGAAAGCCAAAGCGGAGGCGATGAAGGCGCAGCGCGCGGCCCAGGCCGCAACACCCGGCGCGTCTGGCTCCCCGGCCGCTCCCGCCGGTCCGTCGGCGCCCGCGGCGCCCGGTGGCGCGGCGCCCGCGGCGGCGCGTCCCGCCGCCCCCGCCAAGCCCGCGCCCGCCACCCCTGCCCTCGCCACCTCCGACAATCCCGGCGGACAACCCGTCGTCGCGCCGCAGAACGCGAAGATCCAGGCGCTCGGCACGATCAACCAGAGCGTCGAGCTGCGGGCCGACGCTACGGAGGACCAAAACATCCGCCGGCTGCTCGGCGGCATCGGCGCCTATCGCAACCCGCTCCGCAACGCCTGGCAGGTGGACTACCGGTACTATGCCGAGGCGGTCAAGCGGCTCACCGCGGCGGGCTACCAGATCGAAGGCAAGGATTACCTCGGACGGTCGCTCGAACAGTGGGCGCCGGCGCGCCGAGGATGGACGCGGATTGCCCCGAAGTAAGGCGACCGCGACGGCGGGAGCTGTCGCAACCGGCGCGTCGTCGGGGCCGTTCCTTCAGCGGCGGCTGAGATCCGAACCGTGATCGCGCCCCGGTATCAGAGGATCAGCATCGCGTCTCCAAAGCTGTAGAACCGGTACCTCAGGCGGATCGCTTCCGCGTAGGCGGCGAGGATCCGCTCGCGCCCGGCGAAGGCACTCACGAGCATCAACAGCGTCGTCCGCGGGAGATGGAAGTTCGTGATCAGCGCGTCCGTCGCGCGGAAGCGGAACCCGGGCGTGATGAACAGCCCGGTGCTGCCCCCTCCCGCCGTGACCGTCCCCGCGTCGCCCGCGATCGACTCGAGCGTCCGCACCACCGTCGTGCCGACGACGACCACCCGGCCGCCCGCCGCCCGCGCGCCGTTGATCGCCGCCGCCGCCTCCGCGCTCAGCTCGTAGTCCTCGGCCTCCATCCGGTGCCGCGTCACGTCGTCGACCTCGACGCCGCGGAAGGTGCCGAGTCCGACGTGCAGCGTCACGAACGCGACGCGCACGCCGCGCGAGCGGACCGCATCGAGCAGCGCCGGCGTGAAGTGGAGACCCGCCGTCGGGGCGGCGACCGCCCCCTCGCGCTCGGCGTACACGGTCTGGTAATCCGCGGGATCGTCGAGCGGCCGTTCGATGTACGGCGGTACCGGGAGCTCCCCGGCCCGTTCCAGCGCCGCTCGAAGATCGCCCGCATGATGCAGCGTAACAAGGCGCGTACCCTGCTCGGTCGGTTC
The window above is part of the bacterium genome. Proteins encoded here:
- the tgt gene encoding tRNA guanosine(34) transglycosylase Tgt, producing the protein MFRFEVVHTDSATGARAGLLHTPHGPVETPAFMPVGTHGTVRGLTPEEVRGAGAQIVLANTFHLMLRPGIDLIERAGGLHRFMHWDGPILTDSGGYQVFSLAHLRRVSDEGVTFRSPVEGREIHLTPESVVDLEGRLGADIIMPLDVCLGYPAPPSAVEEAERRTAVWARRSRDAHRRPDQALFGIVQGGFDAGSRRRAADEIAGLEFAGYAIGGLSVGEPRTMTYDLLAAVTGRLPSDLPRYLMGVGVPPSSVEAVRRGVDMFDCVLPTRVGRTGVALTADGRLQLHNAAHAADLTPLEDGCPCPACRGYTRAYLRHLFKAGEMLGPRLVSLHNIAFMARLVAAMRDSILEDRFAAWSEAALARYKTAW
- the queA gene encoding tRNA preQ1(34) S-adenosylmethionine ribosyltransferase-isomerase QueA translates to MSLRLPDFDYDLPRELIAQAPARPRDSSRLLVLRRDTGALEHRIFRDLPEYLRPGDALVLNDTKVLPVRLRGRRATGGAVEVLLLKPADGRWEALVRPGKRLRPGTRLSFGGGAIEVTIGEPTEQGTRLVTLHHAGDLRAALERAGELPVPPYIERPLDDPADYQTVYAEREGAVAAPTAGLHFTPALLDAVRSRGVRVAFVTLHVGLGTFRGVEVDDVTRHRMEAEDYELSAEAAAAINGARAAGGRVVVVGTTVVRTLESIAGDAGTVTAGGGSTGLFITPGFRFRATDALITNFHLPRTTLLMLVSAFAGRERILAAYAEAIRLRYRFYSFGDAMLIL